The Equus quagga isolate Etosha38 chromosome 10, UCLA_HA_Equagga_1.0, whole genome shotgun sequence genome includes a region encoding these proteins:
- the NHSL2 gene encoding NHS-like protein 2 isoform X1: MERADSVTLFWSRGAAANSGRENATATAHSRSSWRQPVNVFLSSGRPPSVEELLREAQLNLQSLLQEEYEEQYSEARLLGQTFRSADEATEPTPSPRPQSARRLEFVLMPTKRQLSEDETTTQGVRAPEASLSLSTTADKQAAWNSPFPLPILEEKRWLQPCSTHSDIVPINISGQQFDKHASLRHSLFNTETAVNPKSTLRRRRTIIGFSNFSQRDPGHSNSPAGSVAHSTTSDIRPSHSAPEGVHGRVAVGQEAQFSNLTSPVLRNPSSDPEELLQARGGTNPPGMESMGMVYSVPSSCNGPTESTFSTSWKGDAFTYMTPSATSQSNQVNENGKNPSSGNSWVSMHTLPPLVPKEAATLFVTRDNPAGCSGSAGYSEHPTQRRQVLERPSKIGLLTGGTSRLETGPGGASRFRERSLSVPTDSGTTDVDYDEEQKASEACALPYASTSSEGSNSADNIASLSAQQEAQHRRQRSKSISLKKAKKKPSPPTRSVSLVKDEPVLLPECGSALPKDQRPRSLCLSLERQGHHSSHLDAQGHPAVPTFKDPEGTQFSHHWYLTDWKSGDTYQSLSSSSTATGTTVIECTQVQGSSESLASPSTSRATTPSQLSIEVEAREVSSPGRPTGLMSPSSGYSSQSETPTPTVSMSLTLGHLPPSSGSVRVRPVVPERKSSLPPTSPMEKISKSRLSFDLPLTSSTNLDLSGMSISIRNKTKVSRHHSDTNFGAKLVQKTSPNQPIMPMVTQSDLRSVRLRSVSKSEPEDDIESPDYAEESGAEVFTLPERKMKPPIAEKPPLARRPPSLVHKPPSVPEEYSLTSPALAMTPKSSVQHMRPLPQDIYTVVRKPKSSSFPEGRSPGESTAPSSLVFTPFASSSGAFFSGTQQSPQGSMEDEGPKVRALPERISLQSQEEAEKKKGKIPPPVPKKPSVLYLPLTSPTAQMEAYVGEPRLPLSPIITLEEDAKCPPTGDHLQSPNTRPTSTPQADGEREASPLGSSMEPNTEEKSVISDKTAEWIAEDDDDVFVASRTTEDLFTVIHRSKRKLLGWKEPGEAFAGGSRLSSHSPIRNTADSPISESAASAGSSGGANLDAGRNDDFKALLQKKGSKATPRSRPSAAELLKTTNPLARRIIAQFSKDYETTDNPRT, encoded by the exons AAGAATATGAGGAACAGTACTCGGAGGCCAGACTTCTGGGGCAGACCTTCCGCTCTGCTGACGAGGCCACtgagcccacccccagcccaaggCCCCAGTCTGCCAGGCGTCTGGAGTTTGTATTGATG CCTACAAAACGGCAGCTGAGCGAGGATGAGACTACCACCCAGGGTGTGAGGGCCCCTGAGGCCTCCCTGAGCCTGTCTACCACAGCCGACAAGCAAGCTGCCTGGAAtagccccttccctctgcccatcCTAGAGGAGAAGCGGTGGCTTCAGCCCTGTTCCACGCACTCTGACATTGTGCCCATCAACATCTCTG GGCAGCAGTTTGATAAACATGCAAGTTTGCGACACTCGTTGTTTAACACAGAGACAGCCGTGAACCCCAAGTCCACCCTGAGGCGGAGGCGGACCATTATTGGATTCTCTAACTTTTCCCAGCGAGACCCAG GTCACAGCAACAGCCCAGCAGGCAGTGTGGCCCACTCTACCACCTCAGACATCAGGCCCAGTCATTCAGCTCCAGAAGGTGTTCATGGAAGAGTTGCAGTTGGTCAGGAAGCTCAGTTCTCAAATCTCACCTCGCCAGTACTGAGAAATCCTTCTAGCGACCCAGAAGAACTTCTCCAGGCACGTGGTGGCACAAACCCTCCTGGCATGGAGAGCATGGGAATGGTGTACAGCGTCCCCAGTTCTTGCAATGGACCAACAGAATCCACATTCTCCACTTCCTGGAAGGGAGATGCTTTTACCTACATGACTCCAAGTGCCACTAGTCAGAGCAATCAAgtcaatgaaaatggaaaaaatcctTCCTCTGGGAATTCTTGGGTCTCTATGCACACACTGCCACCTCTGGTTCCTAAGGAGGCTGCTACCCTCTTTGTTACTCGTGATAACCCAGCAGGATGCAGTGGGTCAGCTGGCTACTCTGAGCACCCTACTCAACGAAGGCAAGTGTTGGAACGACCCTCCAAGATTGGCCTTCTGACTGGTGGTACCTCGAGGCTGGAGACAGGCCCAGGTGGGGCCAGCAGGTTCCGGGAGCGGTCACTGTCTGTGCCCACAGACTCAGGCACCACAGATGTGGACTATGACGAGGAACAGAAGGCCAGTGAAGCCTGTGCACTGCCTTATGCCAGTACAAGCTCTGAGGGCAGTAACAGTGCTGACAACATTGCCTCCCTTAGTGCCCAACAGGAGGCCCAGCATAGAAGGCAGAGGTCCAAGAGTATCTCACTCAAGAAGGCCAAAAAGAAGCCTTCCCCACCAACACGTAGTGTCTCGCTGGTCAAAGATGAGCCAGTCCTCTTGCCAGAATGTGGATCAGCACTACCCAAGGACCAGAGGCCCAGAAGCCTTTGCCTCTCCTTGGAACGCCAAGGACATCACTCATCCCACCTGGATGCTCAGGGTCATCCAGCTGTGCCAACCTTCAAAGATCCAGAAGGTACACAATTCTCCCACCACTGGTATCTTACTGACTGGAAGTCCGGTGACACCTACCAATCTTTGTCCAGCTCCAGCACTGCCACTGGCACCACAGTCATTGAGTGCACCCAAGTTCAGGGCAGCTCAGAGTCTCTTGCCTCCCCTTCCACCTCCAGAGCCACTACGCCTTCTCAACTCTCCATCGAGGTGGAGGCCAGGGAAGTATCTTCCCCAGGAAGGCCCACTGGGCTGATGTCACCCTCCAGTGGATACTCCAGCCAATCAGAGACACCAACACCCACTGTCTCCATGTCCTTGACCCTGGGCCACTTGCCCCCTTCAAGCGGCAGTGTCCGAGTGCGTCCAGTGGTACCTGAGAGGAAGTCATCGCTACCCCCGACATCGCCAATGGAGAAAATTTCCAAGTCACGGCTATCATTTGACCTACCATTGACCTCTTCAACCAACCTCGATCTGTCTGGGATGAGTATCTCCATCCGAAACAAAACCAAGGTGAGCCGGCATCACTCAGACACAAATTTTGGGGCCAAGCTGGTCCAGAAAACTAGCCCCAACCAGCCAATCATGCCCATGGTTACTCAGTCTGACCTACGTTCTGTTCGCCTGAGGTCAGTCAGCAAATCTGAGCCAGAAGATGACATCGAGAGCCCTGACTATGCTGAGGAATCAGGAGCAGAAGTCTTCACCTtgccagaaagaaagatgaaacctCCCATAGCTGAGAAGCCCCCACTGGCTCGAAGGCCTCCAAGCTTGGTCCACAAGCCACCATCTGTCCCTGAGGAGTACTCACTAACTTCGCCTGCCTTGGCTATGACCCCCAAGAGCTCAGTTCAACACATGAGGCCACTCCCTCAAGACATCTACACAGTGGTGCGGAAACCAAAGTCCTCCAGCTTCCCTGAGGGCAGAAGCCCAGGGGAGTCCACAGCACCCTCATCTCTTGTTTTCACACCTTTTGCCAGTTCCTCTGGTGCTTTCTTCTCAGGAACACAGCAGTCTCCCCAGGGAAGTATGGAGGATGAGGGCCCCAAGGTGAGAGCCCTGCCTGAAAGAATTAGCCTCCAGAGCCaggaagaagctgagaaaaagaaaggcaagattCCACCTCCTGTACCAAAAAAGCCCAGCGTGCTGTACCTGCCTCTCACCTCCCCCACAGCTCAAATGGAGGCCTATGTGGGCGAACCAAGACTGCCTCTCAGCCCCATCATCACCCTGGAAGAAGATGCCAAGTGTCCCCCCACTGGAGACCATTTGCAATCACCTAATACAAGGCCAACTTCAACGCCACAGGCTGACGGTGAAAGGGAGGCAAGCCCTCTGG GAAGTTCTATGGAAccaaacactgaagaaaaaagCGTAATCAGTGATAAAACAGCCGAATGGATTGCGGAAGATGATGATGACGTGTTTGTGGCCTCACGCACAACTGAAGATTTATTTACTGTGATACACAG GTCCAAAAGAAAGCTGCTTGGCTGGAAGGAGCCTGGTGAGGCCTTTGCTGGCGGCAGTAGACTGAGCTCCCACTCACCAATAAGGAACACAGCTGATTCTCCAATTAGTGAGTCAGCTGCCTCTGCAGGGTCAAGTGGCGGTGCCAACCTAGATGCTGGCAGAAACGATGATTTCAAGGCCTTGCTACAGAAGAAGGGAAGCAAGGCAACTCCAAGGTCCCGCCCCTCAGCAGCCGAACTGCTGAAGACCACTAACCCGCTGGCTCGGAGAATTATTGCACAATTTTCAAAAGACTATGAAACCACCGATAACCCACGTACCTAA
- the NHSL2 gene encoding NHS-like protein 2 isoform X3, translated as MHSATGQQFDKHASLRHSLFNTETAVNPKSTLRRRRTIIGFSNFSQRDPGHSNSPAGSVAHSTTSDIRPSHSAPEGVHGRVAVGQEAQFSNLTSPVLRNPSSDPEELLQARGGTNPPGMESMGMVYSVPSSCNGPTESTFSTSWKGDAFTYMTPSATSQSNQVNENGKNPSSGNSWVSMHTLPPLVPKEAATLFVTRDNPAGCSGSAGYSEHPTQRRQVLERPSKIGLLTGGTSRLETGPGGASRFRERSLSVPTDSGTTDVDYDEEQKASEACALPYASTSSEGSNSADNIASLSAQQEAQHRRQRSKSISLKKAKKKPSPPTRSVSLVKDEPVLLPECGSALPKDQRPRSLCLSLERQGHHSSHLDAQGHPAVPTFKDPEGTQFSHHWYLTDWKSGDTYQSLSSSSTATGTTVIECTQVQGSSESLASPSTSRATTPSQLSIEVEAREVSSPGRPTGLMSPSSGYSSQSETPTPTVSMSLTLGHLPPSSGSVRVRPVVPERKSSLPPTSPMEKISKSRLSFDLPLTSSTNLDLSGMSISIRNKTKVSRHHSDTNFGAKLVQKTSPNQPIMPMVTQSDLRSVRLRSVSKSEPEDDIESPDYAEESGAEVFTLPERKMKPPIAEKPPLARRPPSLVHKPPSVPEEYSLTSPALAMTPKSSVQHMRPLPQDIYTVVRKPKSSSFPEGRSPGESTAPSSLVFTPFASSSGAFFSGTQQSPQGSMEDEGPKVRALPERISLQSQEEAEKKKGKIPPPVPKKPSVLYLPLTSPTAQMEAYVGEPRLPLSPIITLEEDAKCPPTGDHLQSPNTRPTSTPQADGEREASPLGSSMEPNTEEKSVISDKTAEWIAEDDDDVFVASRTTEDLFTVIHRSKRKLLGWKEPGEAFAGGSRLSSHSPIRNTADSPISESAASAGSSGGANLDAGRNDDFKALLQKKGSKATPRSRPSAAELLKTTNPLARRIIAQFSKDYETTDNPRT; from the exons GGCAGCAGTTTGATAAACATGCAAGTTTGCGACACTCGTTGTTTAACACAGAGACAGCCGTGAACCCCAAGTCCACCCTGAGGCGGAGGCGGACCATTATTGGATTCTCTAACTTTTCCCAGCGAGACCCAG GTCACAGCAACAGCCCAGCAGGCAGTGTGGCCCACTCTACCACCTCAGACATCAGGCCCAGTCATTCAGCTCCAGAAGGTGTTCATGGAAGAGTTGCAGTTGGTCAGGAAGCTCAGTTCTCAAATCTCACCTCGCCAGTACTGAGAAATCCTTCTAGCGACCCAGAAGAACTTCTCCAGGCACGTGGTGGCACAAACCCTCCTGGCATGGAGAGCATGGGAATGGTGTACAGCGTCCCCAGTTCTTGCAATGGACCAACAGAATCCACATTCTCCACTTCCTGGAAGGGAGATGCTTTTACCTACATGACTCCAAGTGCCACTAGTCAGAGCAATCAAgtcaatgaaaatggaaaaaatcctTCCTCTGGGAATTCTTGGGTCTCTATGCACACACTGCCACCTCTGGTTCCTAAGGAGGCTGCTACCCTCTTTGTTACTCGTGATAACCCAGCAGGATGCAGTGGGTCAGCTGGCTACTCTGAGCACCCTACTCAACGAAGGCAAGTGTTGGAACGACCCTCCAAGATTGGCCTTCTGACTGGTGGTACCTCGAGGCTGGAGACAGGCCCAGGTGGGGCCAGCAGGTTCCGGGAGCGGTCACTGTCTGTGCCCACAGACTCAGGCACCACAGATGTGGACTATGACGAGGAACAGAAGGCCAGTGAAGCCTGTGCACTGCCTTATGCCAGTACAAGCTCTGAGGGCAGTAACAGTGCTGACAACATTGCCTCCCTTAGTGCCCAACAGGAGGCCCAGCATAGAAGGCAGAGGTCCAAGAGTATCTCACTCAAGAAGGCCAAAAAGAAGCCTTCCCCACCAACACGTAGTGTCTCGCTGGTCAAAGATGAGCCAGTCCTCTTGCCAGAATGTGGATCAGCACTACCCAAGGACCAGAGGCCCAGAAGCCTTTGCCTCTCCTTGGAACGCCAAGGACATCACTCATCCCACCTGGATGCTCAGGGTCATCCAGCTGTGCCAACCTTCAAAGATCCAGAAGGTACACAATTCTCCCACCACTGGTATCTTACTGACTGGAAGTCCGGTGACACCTACCAATCTTTGTCCAGCTCCAGCACTGCCACTGGCACCACAGTCATTGAGTGCACCCAAGTTCAGGGCAGCTCAGAGTCTCTTGCCTCCCCTTCCACCTCCAGAGCCACTACGCCTTCTCAACTCTCCATCGAGGTGGAGGCCAGGGAAGTATCTTCCCCAGGAAGGCCCACTGGGCTGATGTCACCCTCCAGTGGATACTCCAGCCAATCAGAGACACCAACACCCACTGTCTCCATGTCCTTGACCCTGGGCCACTTGCCCCCTTCAAGCGGCAGTGTCCGAGTGCGTCCAGTGGTACCTGAGAGGAAGTCATCGCTACCCCCGACATCGCCAATGGAGAAAATTTCCAAGTCACGGCTATCATTTGACCTACCATTGACCTCTTCAACCAACCTCGATCTGTCTGGGATGAGTATCTCCATCCGAAACAAAACCAAGGTGAGCCGGCATCACTCAGACACAAATTTTGGGGCCAAGCTGGTCCAGAAAACTAGCCCCAACCAGCCAATCATGCCCATGGTTACTCAGTCTGACCTACGTTCTGTTCGCCTGAGGTCAGTCAGCAAATCTGAGCCAGAAGATGACATCGAGAGCCCTGACTATGCTGAGGAATCAGGAGCAGAAGTCTTCACCTtgccagaaagaaagatgaaacctCCCATAGCTGAGAAGCCCCCACTGGCTCGAAGGCCTCCAAGCTTGGTCCACAAGCCACCATCTGTCCCTGAGGAGTACTCACTAACTTCGCCTGCCTTGGCTATGACCCCCAAGAGCTCAGTTCAACACATGAGGCCACTCCCTCAAGACATCTACACAGTGGTGCGGAAACCAAAGTCCTCCAGCTTCCCTGAGGGCAGAAGCCCAGGGGAGTCCACAGCACCCTCATCTCTTGTTTTCACACCTTTTGCCAGTTCCTCTGGTGCTTTCTTCTCAGGAACACAGCAGTCTCCCCAGGGAAGTATGGAGGATGAGGGCCCCAAGGTGAGAGCCCTGCCTGAAAGAATTAGCCTCCAGAGCCaggaagaagctgagaaaaagaaaggcaagattCCACCTCCTGTACCAAAAAAGCCCAGCGTGCTGTACCTGCCTCTCACCTCCCCCACAGCTCAAATGGAGGCCTATGTGGGCGAACCAAGACTGCCTCTCAGCCCCATCATCACCCTGGAAGAAGATGCCAAGTGTCCCCCCACTGGAGACCATTTGCAATCACCTAATACAAGGCCAACTTCAACGCCACAGGCTGACGGTGAAAGGGAGGCAAGCCCTCTGG GAAGTTCTATGGAAccaaacactgaagaaaaaagCGTAATCAGTGATAAAACAGCCGAATGGATTGCGGAAGATGATGATGACGTGTTTGTGGCCTCACGCACAACTGAAGATTTATTTACTGTGATACACAG GTCCAAAAGAAAGCTGCTTGGCTGGAAGGAGCCTGGTGAGGCCTTTGCTGGCGGCAGTAGACTGAGCTCCCACTCACCAATAAGGAACACAGCTGATTCTCCAATTAGTGAGTCAGCTGCCTCTGCAGGGTCAAGTGGCGGTGCCAACCTAGATGCTGGCAGAAACGATGATTTCAAGGCCTTGCTACAGAAGAAGGGAAGCAAGGCAACTCCAAGGTCCCGCCCCTCAGCAGCCGAACTGCTGAAGACCACTAACCCGCTGGCTCGGAGAATTATTGCACAATTTTCAAAAGACTATGAAACCACCGATAACCCACGTACCTAA
- the NHSL2 gene encoding NHS-like protein 2 isoform X4, with protein sequence MERADSVTLFWSRGGHSNSPAGSVAHSTTSDIRPSHSAPEGVHGRVAVGQEAQFSNLTSPVLRNPSSDPEELLQARGGTNPPGMESMGMVYSVPSSCNGPTESTFSTSWKGDAFTYMTPSATSQSNQVNENGKNPSSGNSWVSMHTLPPLVPKEAATLFVTRDNPAGCSGSAGYSEHPTQRRQVLERPSKIGLLTGGTSRLETGPGGASRFRERSLSVPTDSGTTDVDYDEEQKASEACALPYASTSSEGSNSADNIASLSAQQEAQHRRQRSKSISLKKAKKKPSPPTRSVSLVKDEPVLLPECGSALPKDQRPRSLCLSLERQGHHSSHLDAQGHPAVPTFKDPEGTQFSHHWYLTDWKSGDTYQSLSSSSTATGTTVIECTQVQGSSESLASPSTSRATTPSQLSIEVEAREVSSPGRPTGLMSPSSGYSSQSETPTPTVSMSLTLGHLPPSSGSVRVRPVVPERKSSLPPTSPMEKISKSRLSFDLPLTSSTNLDLSGMSISIRNKTKVSRHHSDTNFGAKLVQKTSPNQPIMPMVTQSDLRSVRLRSVSKSEPEDDIESPDYAEESGAEVFTLPERKMKPPIAEKPPLARRPPSLVHKPPSVPEEYSLTSPALAMTPKSSVQHMRPLPQDIYTVVRKPKSSSFPEGRSPGESTAPSSLVFTPFASSSGAFFSGTQQSPQGSMEDEGPKVRALPERISLQSQEEAEKKKGKIPPPVPKKPSVLYLPLTSPTAQMEAYVGEPRLPLSPIITLEEDAKCPPTGDHLQSPNTRPTSTPQADGEREASPLGSSMEPNTEEKSVISDKTAEWIAEDDDDVFVASRTTEDLFTVIHRSKRKLLGWKEPGEAFAGGSRLSSHSPIRNTADSPISESAASAGSSGGANLDAGRNDDFKALLQKKGSKATPRSRPSAAELLKTTNPLARRIIAQFSKDYETTDNPRT encoded by the exons GTCACAGCAACAGCCCAGCAGGCAGTGTGGCCCACTCTACCACCTCAGACATCAGGCCCAGTCATTCAGCTCCAGAAGGTGTTCATGGAAGAGTTGCAGTTGGTCAGGAAGCTCAGTTCTCAAATCTCACCTCGCCAGTACTGAGAAATCCTTCTAGCGACCCAGAAGAACTTCTCCAGGCACGTGGTGGCACAAACCCTCCTGGCATGGAGAGCATGGGAATGGTGTACAGCGTCCCCAGTTCTTGCAATGGACCAACAGAATCCACATTCTCCACTTCCTGGAAGGGAGATGCTTTTACCTACATGACTCCAAGTGCCACTAGTCAGAGCAATCAAgtcaatgaaaatggaaaaaatcctTCCTCTGGGAATTCTTGGGTCTCTATGCACACACTGCCACCTCTGGTTCCTAAGGAGGCTGCTACCCTCTTTGTTACTCGTGATAACCCAGCAGGATGCAGTGGGTCAGCTGGCTACTCTGAGCACCCTACTCAACGAAGGCAAGTGTTGGAACGACCCTCCAAGATTGGCCTTCTGACTGGTGGTACCTCGAGGCTGGAGACAGGCCCAGGTGGGGCCAGCAGGTTCCGGGAGCGGTCACTGTCTGTGCCCACAGACTCAGGCACCACAGATGTGGACTATGACGAGGAACAGAAGGCCAGTGAAGCCTGTGCACTGCCTTATGCCAGTACAAGCTCTGAGGGCAGTAACAGTGCTGACAACATTGCCTCCCTTAGTGCCCAACAGGAGGCCCAGCATAGAAGGCAGAGGTCCAAGAGTATCTCACTCAAGAAGGCCAAAAAGAAGCCTTCCCCACCAACACGTAGTGTCTCGCTGGTCAAAGATGAGCCAGTCCTCTTGCCAGAATGTGGATCAGCACTACCCAAGGACCAGAGGCCCAGAAGCCTTTGCCTCTCCTTGGAACGCCAAGGACATCACTCATCCCACCTGGATGCTCAGGGTCATCCAGCTGTGCCAACCTTCAAAGATCCAGAAGGTACACAATTCTCCCACCACTGGTATCTTACTGACTGGAAGTCCGGTGACACCTACCAATCTTTGTCCAGCTCCAGCACTGCCACTGGCACCACAGTCATTGAGTGCACCCAAGTTCAGGGCAGCTCAGAGTCTCTTGCCTCCCCTTCCACCTCCAGAGCCACTACGCCTTCTCAACTCTCCATCGAGGTGGAGGCCAGGGAAGTATCTTCCCCAGGAAGGCCCACTGGGCTGATGTCACCCTCCAGTGGATACTCCAGCCAATCAGAGACACCAACACCCACTGTCTCCATGTCCTTGACCCTGGGCCACTTGCCCCCTTCAAGCGGCAGTGTCCGAGTGCGTCCAGTGGTACCTGAGAGGAAGTCATCGCTACCCCCGACATCGCCAATGGAGAAAATTTCCAAGTCACGGCTATCATTTGACCTACCATTGACCTCTTCAACCAACCTCGATCTGTCTGGGATGAGTATCTCCATCCGAAACAAAACCAAGGTGAGCCGGCATCACTCAGACACAAATTTTGGGGCCAAGCTGGTCCAGAAAACTAGCCCCAACCAGCCAATCATGCCCATGGTTACTCAGTCTGACCTACGTTCTGTTCGCCTGAGGTCAGTCAGCAAATCTGAGCCAGAAGATGACATCGAGAGCCCTGACTATGCTGAGGAATCAGGAGCAGAAGTCTTCACCTtgccagaaagaaagatgaaacctCCCATAGCTGAGAAGCCCCCACTGGCTCGAAGGCCTCCAAGCTTGGTCCACAAGCCACCATCTGTCCCTGAGGAGTACTCACTAACTTCGCCTGCCTTGGCTATGACCCCCAAGAGCTCAGTTCAACACATGAGGCCACTCCCTCAAGACATCTACACAGTGGTGCGGAAACCAAAGTCCTCCAGCTTCCCTGAGGGCAGAAGCCCAGGGGAGTCCACAGCACCCTCATCTCTTGTTTTCACACCTTTTGCCAGTTCCTCTGGTGCTTTCTTCTCAGGAACACAGCAGTCTCCCCAGGGAAGTATGGAGGATGAGGGCCCCAAGGTGAGAGCCCTGCCTGAAAGAATTAGCCTCCAGAGCCaggaagaagctgagaaaaagaaaggcaagattCCACCTCCTGTACCAAAAAAGCCCAGCGTGCTGTACCTGCCTCTCACCTCCCCCACAGCTCAAATGGAGGCCTATGTGGGCGAACCAAGACTGCCTCTCAGCCCCATCATCACCCTGGAAGAAGATGCCAAGTGTCCCCCCACTGGAGACCATTTGCAATCACCTAATACAAGGCCAACTTCAACGCCACAGGCTGACGGTGAAAGGGAGGCAAGCCCTCTGG GAAGTTCTATGGAAccaaacactgaagaaaaaagCGTAATCAGTGATAAAACAGCCGAATGGATTGCGGAAGATGATGATGACGTGTTTGTGGCCTCACGCACAACTGAAGATTTATTTACTGTGATACACAG GTCCAAAAGAAAGCTGCTTGGCTGGAAGGAGCCTGGTGAGGCCTTTGCTGGCGGCAGTAGACTGAGCTCCCACTCACCAATAAGGAACACAGCTGATTCTCCAATTAGTGAGTCAGCTGCCTCTGCAGGGTCAAGTGGCGGTGCCAACCTAGATGCTGGCAGAAACGATGATTTCAAGGCCTTGCTACAGAAGAAGGGAAGCAAGGCAACTCCAAGGTCCCGCCCCTCAGCAGCCGAACTGCTGAAGACCACTAACCCGCTGGCTCGGAGAATTATTGCACAATTTTCAAAAGACTATGAAACCACCGATAACCCACGTACCTAA